The nucleotide sequence tcttggtccgatttctataaaattggtaccgaaattctcgtctcaatttcctctatcacatttagccataaaaataacatttttggctttctagaataaattctcatttatgggttaattagccgttaattaaccgggtcttacacacTTCTTGGACGATCACTACATTATCTTGTATGAGTCTTCCCCCCACAAAGGCGCTTTGAGTTGGTGACACTATATCCTCCAATAGCCCTTTCAATCTCAACACTATAACCCTTGTTATAATCTTGTAGATAAAGTTACAACAACTGATTGGTCTTAACTGATTAAGTTCTTCTGGATTCTTGACTTTTGGAATTAGAACAACTGTGGTTTCACTAATTTCTTCTGGCAAACTCCCATTTCGAAAGAATTCTTTAACAACTGCACATACCTCCTTCTTAATTATCTCCCAATGTTTTTGGTAGAATAACCCATTTAGACCATCTGGCCCTGGAGCTTTGAGGCCGCCCATGCTGAAAACTGTTTTTCTAATCTCCTCTTCAGTGACTTCTGAGATCAGCCCCCTGTTCATCTCTTCTGTGACTCTCGCTTGAATTTTATTTAGAGTTGCTGCCAAGTTTCTGTTTCTGTTAGAAGTGAATAACGCTTCAAATTGTTCCTCTATGTGTTTCATGATTTCTTTCCTATCTTCCATCCATGATCCGTCTTCATTCTTCAGTTTGTCAATTCTGTTCCTCTCTCTTCTTTGAATGGTTGTGGCATGAAAGAAAGTTGTATTCTTGTctcccaatttcaaccatttCAACCTGGCTCTTTGTCCCCAATATTTCTCTTCCTGCTTCCATAGAACTGCTATATTCTCCTTTATTAATTGTATCATCTCCTGCTTTTCTTGTGTTAAGTTCGAATCTTGTAGCTTCTTCAATTCATCCTTCAATTTGTGGATTTCTTTATCTGCACGTTTAAAAGTCTTCTTACTCCACTTCTTAAGTTCCTCTTTGCAATTTTCCATTTTTCTTGTTATTCTTTCCAATCGCATCCATGAATATTCCCTTTATCCCACCCCTTCCTTACTACATTCTCACACTCATCATGATCGACCCAAAATGCCTCGAATTTAAAACTCTTCTCCCTTCTTTGAATTTGATTGATGTTTAAAACTATCGGACAATGATCAGAACTTATTGCTGGTAGAGCTGTGAGTGACGCATGCTGGTACAAAGCTCTCCATTCCCAATTGGCTAACGCCCTGTCTATTTTCTCCCTAGTGATGAATCCATTCCTCGGATTACTAAACCACGTAAATCTTCCACCTTTTAGGTCTAAATCCATAAGACAATTCATATCCACAAACTGTCTAAACTCTCTTACCTGGCTTTGTGGCTTTGGATGTAGACCAATTTTCTCCTCTTGACTCAAGATGTCATTAAAGTCTCCTATGAATAACTGCGGCTCTCCCTCATTACAATTGTTTTCTGTAATTGCTCTCCATTGCTCCTTTCTTCTTCCAAAGCGTGGGTTTCCATAGATAAAATTACATGTCCATATCTTCCCTTTCCTATCGTCAATCCGAGCTTTTATATGATTAtcacaccaaaaataaatatcAATATTATATATTTCATTCCACAAAAGGCATAGCCCTCCGGACAGTCCCCGGGGTTCTATGTGAAATACATTCTCAAAATGCAACCTTCTTTTCAACTTCTTAATAGTTCCTTCTCTAGCTCTAGTTTCTATTAGAAATACTATTGCAGGCTTTATTTGTTTGCACATGCTGTGCAGTTCAGAAACTGTCGCGGGGGCCGCAACCCCGCGGCAGTTCCAACTTATCACACTCATGGTTGAGTTGGGGGCATGTGTAGGCCCGCCTCCTCAGCCATTGAGTTTCCCAAGTTGTCTCCTCTGATCTGTGCTTCATCCTCATTGGCCATCCCTTCCATGAGGCCTCCGACCACCTTGTTCTTCTTGCTAGCTCTCCACACCCGCGCAGCTTCCTCTTCTTCGTCCAGGCAATTTCCTATCTGTCCCTGCTGGTcatctcctcttcttcttttgaGTTTCAGCTTTTCCTCCATTCTTcgagcaagttctatttcatattcCTTGGCCACTacaattgctttgttattctcctgctctagttcttcttcttcttctgccagTTCAACATAGTAGAACCCTCCATCGCTTTCTGTGACTAGCTGCTTGTTATTCTGTTCTGGCTTTTCCCCCTTATTCTGATCTTGGCTTATTGTCCCATCAACTtccatattttttctattttgggcctcctcttccACTCCCTCTTCTATATTTCTCTTCCTTCCTTCTTCAACCATCTTCTTGTTGAATTCCTTCAGTAGTTGTCCAATAGTGGGGTTCTTTCCTTTTTTAGTTGGCCCACTATTAATTTGCTGGCTATCCCTATTGGGCCTTTGGTTGATGAAAGCCCATGCCATCTTTTTTGTGCTGTCTATTCTTCTCCTGCTTGGCCCACCTTTCTCTATATACCTCCTAAAAATCTTGTTGCTATCTTTCCCATTCTCCCCATCCTTTCCTAATTCCCTGACATCATTCACGTTTTCCATTGCTACTGATTCACTCATTTGTTGCTTTTCTAGAATgtcctttttctttttccctttttcctGGTTTGCTGTCCCATCACCTAGGTTCAAtatattattatcatcatcaccgTTCATTTCTTCATCATCAGTCCCTTCATCCTGTTCTTGAGCTTCCTGTGTTGCCACTTGTCTCCCTCCCATTTGCTCTTGTGGATTTGCCAATCTGCCCCAAGATTTTGCAAAGGCACTGGCTTGAGAACTTCTTATACTCCCTTGATTTGACCCTTCTTCCTCCCTTTGTGATTGTCTTTTCAGCCATTCTCTCCCTTGCAAGCTTCTCTCACGCGCCTCCCATAACTCCTCCACCCAGTTGTTATGTTCTTCCTTTCTCCTCCTAATTCCTGCCTTTCTTGCCTCATTCTCTATTGATCTCAGTCCCGGAGTTGTAAGTTCTGGTCCATATCTAGGAATTGTTGGGTTTACTAATGACATAGCCAACTCTTCAATACATGCTTTTTTGTCATGCCCAATTTTTCCACATTTGTAACAGTAATCATACAATTTTTCATATTTGAATTCAGCCCATGAATGACTTCCATCATCTCTTTTGAGCCAAAATCCTGTTTTCAGAGGTGTTTGAACATTTATCTCTACCCTGACCCTCAAGAAGGATCTGAGCATGTTCCCTTCAACAAATGGATTCTCAACACTTATAACTCTCCCTACTATTGCTCCTATTTTTTCAGCATTCTTTATATTAATTTTATCATAAGGTAGCCCATGTATTTGAATCCAAATAGGAAGCTGATTGTTATTTACCTCTTCGATGGACAGGTTTGGGCTCCACCACTGCAAGCTCAACATATGTCCTTCTATTCTCCATGGTCCTCCATCATACGCTCTTCTTGCTTCCTCCTCGTTTTTGAAGTTTAAGATGAAGGAGTTTGGTCCTGCATTGGTGATCACTAGTCCCTGTGGATCTCCCCACATGTTGAGGATCGTCTTACGCACTGTGACTGTATTTAGCACCTTTCCTGTTAATACTCTTCCGACTAGTTTCTGGTCTGGGTTGCCTCCTTGTTGAGCTGGGGACTCCTCCAAGTCTAGAACGTCTCCGTCCATACTTGCACTTCCGATACCTTCCATGCCTTGCCTTGTTTATTTGTGTTCCTTGTGTTGTTGCTTCTTCGTTATCTGCTTtatgattttcttgttttttataaCTGCACTGGATTTGTGAAGTTGGTTAACTAATGGCTCCGCTTATCGAAGCAGAACAGCTCCACTGTTGGAGAGATTAAAACATGAGATACAAGGAGAGGACGAGGAGGTAGAAGAAGATACTGGAGGAATTGGCTGCGGTAAAACAGGCAGGGGCTCCTGGGCGTTGTGAATCGAACCTTCTGGGTAATGGTGGACATCGACAGAGACAACCCAACTGTTGGGGCAGTAACTAGATAGGTTACACTGGAGGCTCCATAAAATTTAGTCTCCGAGCCATCCACTAGGCGCCACCACCGCACAGAATTCTGGTTCCCACGCCGGTGCTGCGAAGAAGAAGATGTTTTTGAACATGTAAAATTTAGCCGCTTCTCTAGTGTAACAGATGGGTAGATTAAGTGGGTACCGGGTCATTTTGGGGGCAAGGGTTCTTTGTTTTTGGCCTGGGCTGATCTGATGGCCCAGGTCtctgtccaaaaaaaaaagtcGTGGCTAACTAATTGGGTTGGTCAAGTAGTAATTCATTAATCCTTTTAAAGAAATGTTAGGAATTTAAATTGTCTTGTACATTGTACATGCAATACCAACTAATTGGAGTTCAGATCCTTATTGTAAAAAATGCTTCacgttcttttatttttattttggaaaaGTCAAATATTAGGCCTTTTGGGGGCCTGTAGCTGATCAACTCTTGTAAACCTTACCTAGGGCAGTTTATCAAGGTTCTTTACGCAGTCATGTTCTTCCTTACatcgttcttttttattcttattttggaAGAGGTTCTGGGCAGATGTGAGAATACACACCCTCTCAAATGTAGTTGGAAGCTATAACTGATTGAAAAGGGCAAAATATTTGACCAATTCTAAATCAATTCAACTAGGTACTAACAGTAAAAATCAACCTCAGGACTTAGCGTGCTGTATTTTGGCGTCAATATTTATTCACATTAGTAATTCATTAATTCTCTGATTGACTTCGAGAATTGTTCATGCATAGTCTACCTTAATATACCATTTTCCTTATTCCATTAGAAAGGGGGAAACGAGGGCTCAAGAAAGGAAAACTAACGGCAAATAATGAAATGGGGATATTGACGTTTGTCAATAAACACAATACATTCAAATAAAACCACGTTATAAACTCGCCGTTGTAATGTTGCTTGAGCCCTTAATATTTGTCCCAAGAGAAAGAAGCCTAGATTTAACCTCGCCAATCAAATGTAACAAATCCTGCTTCCATGACCAAGATGGTTCGTTTAAGGCACGAATAGAATTGAGACAAACAAGCAGGGTTCCACCTTCATGTAAAAGAACCTGCATGCATGTAAGAGATTTCACTAAAGAGCAAACCATAGGAAAAGGTAAAGTACGAGAGGTCACTGGATTTTAAAGTTCTAGGCAACAGATAGGGGCATCATTTCACAATCATCTAAATAAGCTTATTCAACGATTTCATAGTGGCAAGATAAACAGATGTTTTCCAGAAGGATCAAATTCATCTTTGCTCGTTGACAATAGACATCTGACAAATAGGAATATAATCCAGCATAAAATTGAATTTTCATACCGTTAACCACAATGGCAGAAATCCCAAAACTGATGGAAGAGAAGCCATGGTAATGCAGAACAATGCCAGAGCCACATTTTGTTTAATCTGCAGTGCATTTGAATATAAGCCAATAGCATCCAAAAGTGAAGAAATATTATCCGATAACAGCatatatgtaaaaatattaaataccagTGTTGTTGTTTGGC is from Arachis ipaensis cultivar K30076 chromosome B01, Araip1.1, whole genome shotgun sequence and encodes:
- the LOC107648054 gene encoding uncharacterized protein LOC107648054, whose amino-acid sequence is MSVISWNCRGVAAPATVSELHSMCKQIKPAIVFLIETRAREGTIKKLKRRLHFENVFHIEPRGLSGGLCLLWNEIYNIDIYFWCDNHIKARIDDRKGKIWTCNFIYGNPRFGRRKEQWRAITENNCNEGEPQLFIGDFNDILSQEEKIGLHPKPQSQVREFRQFVDMNCLMDLDLKGGRFTWFSNPRNGFITREKIDRALANWEWRALYQHASLTALPAISSDHCPIVLNINQIQRREKSFKFEAFWVDHDECENVVRKGWDKGNIHGCDWKE